One window from the genome of Saimiri boliviensis isolate mSaiBol1 chromosome 2, mSaiBol1.pri, whole genome shotgun sequence encodes:
- the NUDT2 gene encoding bis(5'-nucleosyl)-tetraphosphatase [asymmetrical] has product MALRACGLIIFRRCLIPKVDNNAIEFLLLQASDGIHHWTPPKGHVEPGEDDLETALRETQEEVGIEAGQLTIIEGFKRELNYVARNKPKTVIYWLAEVKDYNVEIRLSHEHQAYRWLGLDEACQLAQFKEMKAALQEGHQFLCSTED; this is encoded by the exons ATGGCCCTGAGAGCATGTGGCTTGATCATCTTCCGAAGATGCCTCATTCCCAAGGTGGACAACAATGCAATTGAGTTTCTCCTGCTGCAGGCATCAGATGGCATTCATCACTGGACTCCTCCCAAAG GCCATGTGGAACCAGGAGAGGATGACTTGGAAACAGCCCTGAGGGAGACTCAAGAGGAAGTGGGCATAGAAGCAGGCCAGCTGACCATCATTGAGGGGTTCAAAAGGGAGCTCAATTATGTGGCCAGGAACAAGCCTAAAACAGTAATTTACTGGCTGGCGGAGGTGAAGGACTACAACGTGGAGATCCGCCTCTCCCATGAGCACCAAGCCTACCGCTGGCTGGGGCTGGATGAGGCCTGCCAGTTGGCTCAGTTCAAGGAGATGAAGGCAGCACTCCAAGAAGGACACCAGTTTCTTTGCTCCACAGAGGACTGA
- the MYORG gene encoding myogenesis-regulating glycosidase, with product MLQNSQEKSQAYPRHRRPGYYTDRQNPEAVAAAAMYTFLPDNFSPAKPKPSKELKPLLGSAVLGLLLVLAAVVAWCYYSVSLRKAERLRAELLDLNAGGFSIRNQKGEQVFRLAFRSGALDLDSCSRDGALLGCSLTADGRPLNFFIQTVRPKDTVMCYRVRWEEAVQGRAVEHAMFLGDAAAHWYGGAEMRTQHWPIRLDGQQEPQPFVTSDVYSSDAAFGGILERYWLSSRAAAIKVNDSVPFHLGWNGTERSLRLQARYHDTPYKPAAGRAAAPELSYRVCVGSDVTSIHKYMVRRYFNKPSRVPAPEAFRDPIWSTWALYGRAVDQEKVLHFAQQIRQHRFNSSHLEIDDMYTPAYGDFDFDEVKFPNASDMFRRLRDAGFRVTLWVHPFVNYNSSRFGEGVERELFVREPTGRLPSLVRWWNGIGAVLDFTNPKARDWFQGHLRRLRSRYSVVSFKFDAGEVSYLPRDFSTYRPLPDPSVWSRRYTEMALPFFSLAEVRVGYQSQNISCFFRLVDRDSVWGYDLGLRSLIPAVLTVSMLGYPFILPDMVGGNAVPERTAGGDVPERELYIRWLEVAAFMPAMQFSIPPWRYDAEVVAIAQKFAALRASLVAPLLLELAGEVTDTGDPIVRPLWWIAPGDETAHRIDSQFLIGDTLLVAPVLEPGKQERDVYLPAGKWRSYKGELFDKTPVLLTDYPVDLDEVAYFTWAS from the coding sequence ATGCTCCAGAACTCTCAGGAGAAGAGCCAGGCCTACCCTCGCCACCGCCGGCCTGGCTACTACACAGACCGCCAGAATCCGGAGGCCGTCGCAGCCGCAGCTATGTACACCTTCCTGCCCGACAACTTCTCGCCTGCCAAGCCcaagccttccaaagagctgaaGCCGCTGCTGGGCTCCGCGGTCCTGGGGCTGCTGCTGGTGCTGGCCGCCGTGGTGGCCTGGTGCTACTACAGCGTCTCTCTACGCAAGGCGGAGCGACTTCGCGCGGAGCTGCTGGACCTCAACGCTGGCGGCTTCTCCATCCGCAACCAGAAGGGCGAGCAGGTCTTCCGCCTGGCCTTCCGCTCCGGCGCGCTAGACCTCGATTCCTGCAGCCGCGACGGCGCCCTGCTGGGCTGCTCGCTCACGGCCGACGGGCGGCCTCTGAACTTCTTCATCCAGACGGTGCGGCCCAAGGACACGGTTATGTGCTACCGCGTGCGCTGGGAGGAGGCGGTGCAGGGCAGGGCGGTCGAACACGCCATGTTCCTGGGCGACGCGGCGGCGCACTGGTATGGTGGCGCAGAGATGAGGACGCAACACTGGCCCATTCGCCTGGACGGCCAGCAGGAGCCCCAGCCCTTCGTCACCAGCGATGTCTACTCCTCCGACGCCGCGTTTGGGGGCATCCTTGAGCGCTACTGGCTATCTTCACGCGCGGCCGCCATCAAAGTCAACGACTCAGTGCCCTTCCACCTGGGCTGGAACGGGACGGAGCGCTCGCTGCGGCTGCAGGCACGCTACCACGACACGCCCTACAAGCCTGCCGCCGGCCGCGCGGCAGCGCCCGAGCTGAGCTACCGAGTGTGCGTGGGCTCGGACGTCACTTCCATCCACAAGTACATGGTGCGCCGCTACTTCAACAAGCCTTCGAGGGTGCCAGCGCCCGAGGCCTTCCGAGACCCCATTTGGTCCACATGGGCGCTATACGGGCGCGCCGTGGACCAGGAGAAGGTGCTGCATTTTGCACAACAGATTCGCCAGCACCGCTTCAACAGCAGCCACTTGGAAATCGACGACATGTACACACCCGCTTATGGCGACTTCGACTTTGATGAGGTCAAATTCCCCAATGCCAGCGACATGTTCCGCCGCCTGCGCGACGCCGGCTTCCGCGTCACGCTCTGGGTGCACCCATTTGTCAACTACAACTCGTCGCGCTTTGGCGAGGGTGTGGAGCGCGAGCTGTTCGTGCGCGAACCCACGGGCCGGCTGCCCTCGCTAGTGCGCTGGTGGAATGGCATCGGCGCCGTGCTCGACTTCACGAACCCGAAAGCCCGCGACTGGTTTCAGGGACACCTGCGGCGGCTGCGCTCTCGCTACTCCGTGGTTTCCTTCAAGTTCGACGCGGGCGAGGTCAGCTACCTGCCGCGAGACTTCAGCACCTACCGGCCGCTGCCGGACCCCAGCGTCTGGAGCCGGCGCTACACTGAGATGGCGCTGCCCTTCTTCTCGCTGGCGGAGGTGCGCGTGGGCTACCAATCACAGAACATCTCCTGCTTCTTCCGCCTGGTAGATCGCGACTCGGTGTGGGGCTACGACCTGGGGCTGCGCTCGCTCATCCCGGCGGTGCTCACCGTCAGCATGCTGGGCTACCCATTCATCCTACCCGATATGGTGGGCGGCAACGCCGTGCCCGAGCGCACAGCCGGCGGCGACGTGCCGGAGCGAGAGCTCTACATTCGCTGGCTGGAAGTGGCCGCCTTCATGCCCGCCATGCAGTTCTCTATCCCGCCCTGGCGCTACGACGCAGAAGTGGTGGCCATCGCACAGAAGTTCGCAGCCCTACGGGCCTCGCTAGTGGCGCCGCTGTTGCTTGAGCTGGCGGGCGAGGTCACCGACACGGGTGACCCTATCGTGCGCCCCCTTTGGTGGATCGCGCCCGGTGACGAGACAGCTCACCGCATCGACTCGCAGTTCCTGATTGGGGACACGCTGCTCGTGGCGCCGGTGCTGGAGCCCGGCAAGCAGGAGCGCGACGTCTATTTGCCCGCAGGCAAGTGGCGCAGCTACAAGGGCGAACTTTTTGACAAGACGCCGGTGCTGCTCACCGATTACCCGGTCGACCTGGACGAGGTCGCCTACTTTACCTGGGCGTCCTGA
- the SPMIP6 gene encoding sperm microtubule inner protein 6 isoform X1, translating to METAVRGMPLECPPKPERLNAYEREVVVNMLNSLSRNQQLPRIAPRCGCVDPLPGRLPFHGYESACSGRHYCLRGMDYYASGTPCTDRRLRPWCREQPTVRCVPPYEHRPGMQCAVTTPLPSYCPYPNLRWDTSHFKKTGGPQRNNYVIHPEFVSETYPDYRCW from the exons ATGGAGACAGCAGTTCGAGGAATGCCCTTGGAATGCCCTCCTAAGCCGGAGCGGCTCAATGCCTACG AGCGCGAAGTGGTGGTGAACATGCTGAACTCACTATCGCGGAACCAGCAGCTGCCGCGGATCGCGCCCCGATGCGGGTGCGTGGACCCGCTGCCCGGCCGCCTGCCCTTCCACGGTTACGAAAGTGCTTGCTCTGGCCGCCACTACTGTCTGCGCGGGATGGACTACTACGCCAGCGGGACGCCCTGCACTGACCGCCGCCTGCGGCCTTGGTGCCGGGAACAACCGACTGTAAG atgTGTACCTCCCTACGAGCACCGGCCCGGAATGCAGTGTGCTGTTACAACTCCCCTGCCGTCATACTGCCCATATCCGAACCTTAG GTGGGACACAAGTCACTTCAAGAAGACTGGTGGTCCCCAGAGAAACAACTATGTCATCCATCCTGAGTTTGTGTCTGAGACCTATCCTGACTATCGTTGCTGGTAG
- the SPMIP6 gene encoding sperm microtubule inner protein 6 isoform X2, translating into METAVRGMPLECPPKPERLNAYEREVVVNMLNSLSRNQQLPRIAPRCGCVDPLPGRLPFHGYESACSGRHYCLRGMDYYASGTPCTDRRLRPWCREQPTMCTSLRAPARNAVCCYNSPAVILPISEP; encoded by the exons ATGGAGACAGCAGTTCGAGGAATGCCCTTGGAATGCCCTCCTAAGCCGGAGCGGCTCAATGCCTACG AGCGCGAAGTGGTGGTGAACATGCTGAACTCACTATCGCGGAACCAGCAGCTGCCGCGGATCGCGCCCCGATGCGGGTGCGTGGACCCGCTGCCCGGCCGCCTGCCCTTCCACGGTTACGAAAGTGCTTGCTCTGGCCGCCACTACTGTCTGCGCGGGATGGACTACTACGCCAGCGGGACGCCCTGCACTGACCGCCGCCTGCGGCCTTGGTGCCGGGAACAACCGACT atgTGTACCTCCCTACGAGCACCGGCCCGGAATGCAGTGTGCTGTTACAACTCCCCTGCCGTCATACTGCCCATATCCGAACCTTAG